Part of the Sulfuricurvum kujiense DSM 16994 genome, GCCATAATTTATTCCTTATTAATGGTGAATATTGCACTCAGCAGCTTTGCCGCCGGGGGTAGGTTGAACTTTTGCATATGAACTGGAAATCGCTCGCAGACGTGCAACCGCTTTCGTAAAGCTCTCGATAACATAATCGACCTCGGCATCCGTCGTAAATCGACTAAGACTGAGACGTATCCCCGTATGGGCCAGTTCGTGGTCTGCACCGATTGCGAGCATAACGGTATTGGCTTCCAAATCTTCACTTGCACAGGCTGATCCTGTCGACGCACCGATGAGGGCATTGTTAAGATCCCACAGCATCCCCTCGCCCTCTACACCGCGAATCGAGATCAAAATCGTATTCGGAGTACGGTTTTCGCGGCTTCCTACGGTAAATACATCCTCCAACTGCGCCAAAAGGGCATCTTCAAGGCGATCGCGCTTGGCACGGATGAGCGCCATTTTCTCTTCGATATTCTGTGTCGCAAGTTCAATCGCTTTCCCCATTCCGACAATGTAGGGAACATTCAGGGTGCCTGAGCGGCGTCCCCCCATGTGTTCTCCGCCGTGCAAGAGAGGGGTAAGTGCTTCAGAGTTGCGGATATACAGCGCTCCGATCCCTTTAGGACCGTGAAATTTATGAGCCGACATCGACATAAAATCGACATGGACATTCTGCAAATCGACAGGGATTTTACCGACGGCCTGTACCGCATCGGTGTGAAACAATACGCCGCGCTCTTTACAAATTTGACCCATCTCTTTGATCGGGAAAATCATTCCCGTCTCGTTGTTGGCCCACATGACCGAGACCAGCGCCGTTTTGTCGGTGATAAAACTGCGAAGCGTATGTGCTTCGACAATCCCCTGATCGTTGACAGGAAGATAGGTTACTTTCACCCCCTGCTCTTCGAGGAATCTACAGGTAGAAAGAACCGAAGGATGTTCCACTTCGGTCGTTACGATATGGTTTTTGTCTCCGTTAAGGATTTTGTCCACCCATACCGATTTAAGTACCCAGTTATTCGACTCGGTCGCGCAGGATGTAAAAATAATATCGTCGTTATCGCTTGCGTTAATCGCTTTATACATCTGATTAATCGCTTTGGTAATTGCGGGATGTGACGCAGTTCCGTATCGGTGAAGCGAATTTGGGTTTCCGTAAATCTCGCTAAAAAACGGGATCATCGCTTCAGTGACGGCAGGATCGACCATCGTTGTCGCATTGTTGTCTAGGTAGACGTGCATCTCATGCTCCTCATCGGGTTTCTAATAAAAGACTAATTTAGTCTTGTTTAACTTTTGGGATGATAGTGCAAACGACGTTATAGCAACCTTAAGGGTTTTTTATGTTTAGCACGGTTTAAGGATTAGATCAACTATCCCATCAACGCAATCAATTGATCAATCGATTCTTGATATCCC contains:
- a CDS encoding NifS family cysteine desulfurase, with protein sequence MHVYLDNNATTMVDPAVTEAMIPFFSEIYGNPNSLHRYGTASHPAITKAINQMYKAINASDNDDIIFTSCATESNNWVLKSVWVDKILNGDKNHIVTTEVEHPSVLSTCRFLEEQGVKVTYLPVNDQGIVEAHTLRSFITDKTALVSVMWANNETGMIFPIKEMGQICKERGVLFHTDAVQAVGKIPVDLQNVHVDFMSMSAHKFHGPKGIGALYIRNSEALTPLLHGGEHMGGRRSGTLNVPYIVGMGKAIELATQNIEEKMALIRAKRDRLEDALLAQLEDVFTVGSRENRTPNTILISIRGVEGEGMLWDLNNALIGASTGSACASEDLEANTVMLAIGADHELAHTGIRLSLSRFTTDAEVDYVIESFTKAVARLRAISSSYAKVQPTPGGKAAECNIHH